Proteins co-encoded in one Candidatus Nanopelagicales bacterium genomic window:
- the prfB gene encoding peptide chain release factor 2: MPDPDVTQRLSELDSTLASIATVVDLDAARREISELETQASDPGLWDDQANAQRVTSRLSFLQGEVRRVESLRSRLDDVLVLFELADAEGDAEVTAEAGTELDDIAAAIAEMEVRTLLSGEYDQRSALVHVHSGAGGVDAADWAQMLLRMYTRYCERHGWKYEVYDISYAEEAGIKSATFQVDAPFAYGTLSVEQGTHRLVRISPFDNQGRRQTSFARIEVLPVTEQTDHIEIPETDIRIDVFRSSGPGGQSVNTTDSAVRITHLPTGIVVSCQNEKSQIQNRAAALRVLQSRLLEQRRQQEKEEMDALKGDASGSWGDQMRSYVLHPYQMVKDLRTGTETGNTTSVLDGELDEFIESGIRWRRTGEAEPAPA; encoded by the coding sequence GTGCCCGATCCCGACGTGACCCAGCGCCTCAGTGAACTCGACAGCACGCTGGCGAGTATTGCCACCGTCGTGGACCTCGATGCTGCTCGCCGGGAGATCTCCGAACTGGAGACTCAGGCCAGTGACCCCGGCCTGTGGGACGACCAGGCCAACGCACAGCGGGTGACCTCGCGGCTGTCGTTCCTGCAAGGTGAGGTCCGGCGGGTCGAGTCTTTGCGTTCCCGGCTCGACGACGTCCTTGTTCTCTTCGAACTCGCCGATGCCGAGGGGGATGCCGAGGTCACCGCCGAAGCGGGGACCGAACTGGATGACATCGCCGCCGCGATCGCCGAGATGGAGGTACGCACCCTCCTCAGTGGTGAATACGACCAGCGCTCGGCACTTGTCCACGTCCACTCCGGCGCCGGCGGGGTCGATGCAGCCGACTGGGCCCAGATGCTGTTACGCATGTACACGCGTTACTGCGAGCGGCATGGCTGGAAGTACGAGGTGTACGACATCTCCTACGCCGAGGAAGCAGGGATAAAGTCCGCCACGTTCCAGGTCGATGCGCCGTTCGCCTACGGCACCTTGAGTGTGGAGCAGGGCACTCATCGTCTGGTGCGGATCTCGCCGTTCGACAATCAAGGTCGGCGCCAGACTTCGTTCGCGCGCATCGAGGTGCTCCCGGTCACGGAGCAGACCGATCACATCGAGATTCCGGAGACCGACATCCGCATCGACGTGTTCCGCTCGTCGGGGCCGGGTGGCCAAAGCGTCAACACGACTGACTCAGCGGTTCGGATCACCCACCTGCCCACTGGGATCGTCGTGTCCTGTCAGAACGAGAAGTCGCAGATCCAGAACCGCGCCGCCGCATTGCGCGTCCTGCAGTCGCGCTTGTTGGAGCAGCGGCGGCAGCAGGAGAAGGAGGAGATGGACGCCCTCAAGGGAGATGCGAGCGGATCGTGGGGCGACCAGATGCGCTCCTATGTGCTGCACCCGTATCAGATGGTCAAGGACCTACGAACGGGCACGGAGACGGGTAACACGACGAGCGTTCTGGACGGGGAACTCGATGAGTTCATCGAGTCCGGGATTCGGTGGCGGCGTACCGGCGAGGCCGAACCGGCTCCAGCCTGA
- a CDS encoding TadE family protein yields MSRSRADRGSAVVDFVLLAPLVLILVCTIVQAGIWVVVMAEAHRVADTAARAGAVATNPERVATTRARSASPQDSSVSVAREESDLVVRISVPMKVMLWRTTITGTATGRMGLEPR; encoded by the coding sequence TTGAGTCGGTCTCGCGCTGACCGAGGCTCCGCGGTCGTCGACTTCGTGCTGCTGGCGCCCCTGGTCTTGATTCTGGTGTGCACGATTGTGCAGGCCGGGATCTGGGTGGTGGTGATGGCGGAAGCCCATCGGGTCGCGGACACCGCGGCCCGTGCCGGCGCGGTCGCCACGAATCCGGAGCGCGTGGCGACGACCCGAGCCCGGTCCGCCAGCCCGCAGGACTCCAGCGTCTCGGTCGCACGGGAGGAGTCGGATCTGGTGGTCCGGATCTCGGTGCCGATGAAGGTGATGTTGTGGCGCACGACCATCACGGGCACGGCCACCGGCCGGATGGGACTGGAACCCAGGTGA
- the ftsX gene encoding permease-like cell division protein FtsX, whose translation MRARFVLSEVWQGLRRNLTMTLALIITIAVSLALFGAGLMVRQQVSQMKGFWFDKVEVSIFLCTKNSQETSCSGPASEQEKQQIAADLEAMRPLVQEVYFETSTEAYNRFQEQFQGSPIAESATPEDLGESYRVKLADPDQYSAITSAFSGRPGIERVDDQKQVLDKLFRLLDGLQMVSLAIAIAMLVVTVLLVGNTMRLAAYSRRRETGIMRLVGASKFYIQLPFLLESVIAALLGASIAVGALVVVKMFLVDRFLEPSFQFTPFVGWDTVWVVSVILVLMGVALAAIAAVLTLRRYLKV comes from the coding sequence ATGAGGGCCCGTTTCGTGCTCAGTGAGGTGTGGCAGGGGCTTCGTCGCAACCTGACCATGACCTTGGCGCTCATCATCACCATCGCGGTGTCTCTCGCCTTGTTCGGTGCCGGACTGATGGTGCGTCAGCAGGTGTCCCAGATGAAGGGATTCTGGTTCGACAAGGTCGAGGTCTCGATCTTCCTCTGCACCAAGAACTCGCAGGAGACTTCGTGTTCCGGGCCGGCGAGCGAGCAGGAGAAGCAGCAGATCGCTGCCGACCTCGAGGCGATGCGCCCGCTCGTCCAAGAGGTCTACTTCGAGACCTCCACCGAGGCGTACAACCGGTTCCAGGAGCAGTTCCAGGGCTCACCGATCGCGGAAAGTGCCACCCCCGAGGACCTCGGCGAGAGTTACCGGGTCAAACTCGCGGATCCGGATCAGTACTCGGCCATCACCAGTGCCTTCTCCGGGCGACCGGGTATCGAGCGCGTGGACGACCAGAAACAAGTGCTCGACAAACTCTTCCGACTGCTCGACGGGCTGCAGATGGTGTCTCTCGCCATCGCGATAGCGATGCTGGTGGTGACCGTGCTCCTGGTCGGTAACACCATGAGGCTGGCGGCCTACAGCAGACGGCGCGAAACGGGCATCATGCGTCTGGTCGGTGCCTCGAAGTTCTACATCCAGCTCCCGTTCCTCCTGGAATCGGTCATTGCGGCGTTGCTCGGCGCGTCTATCGCAGTTGGCGCCCTCGTTGTGGTGAAGATGTTCCTGGTCGATCGGTTCCTGGAGCCGTCCTTCCAGTTCACTCCCTTTGTGGGCTGGGACACCGTGTGGGTTGTCTCGGTGATCCTGGTGTTGATGGGTGTGGCGCTCGCGGCGATAGCCGCGGTGTTGACGCTGCGGAGGTATCTCAAGGTCTGA
- a CDS encoding FGGY-family carbohydrate kinase, translated as MGSWILAIDLGSGGPKVAVVGLDGRIRGTGLTPVSVHIGRDGAATQDAAEWTDALITAVGSALESSGADPHDLHAVGITGQWGSSVPVGEDGEPVGPVLMWADTRARDHMKDVIGGRFSVQGIAPHKALPWVRITGGAPSTNGADPTGHALLLQHELHEIGRRCSVVLEPVDYLAFRLTGRAVATPASMVLSWLTDNRPGAEPGYHPDLIVRARRNPQWLPELVPTGSVQGTLQPEIADRLGLVPGAPVVTGIPDLHAAIVGSGSVEPYGTHLAVSTTAWLSARVPFKKTDVLHSIATLPGLDPQFNLVGDNIETGGAALAWLREQIIAPHDGLAGGGSGIGAAGAAAVADPPSYDEIIALAERVPPGCEGVLFAPWLAGERSPVDDRLIRGTWLNLSLRTDRSVLVRSVLEGVALNIRWLFDSYQKFLRQQVRSIRILGGGAQSDLWCSIISGTLGVRIEQVDDPLNAQLRGVALWARVCLGELTLHQAAALVPVAQQFTPDPRDVRTYDQNYREYRRLYGTVKGLYHRLNADL; from the coding sequence ATGGGTAGCTGGATTCTGGCGATCGACCTGGGCAGCGGCGGTCCCAAGGTCGCCGTCGTCGGCCTCGACGGCCGAATCCGAGGAACTGGACTCACCCCCGTTTCGGTGCACATCGGGCGCGATGGTGCGGCGACCCAGGATGCTGCTGAGTGGACCGATGCCCTGATCACCGCTGTCGGGTCGGCCTTGGAGTCGTCGGGTGCGGATCCGCACGACTTGCACGCCGTCGGGATCACGGGCCAATGGGGGTCGAGTGTTCCCGTCGGCGAAGATGGCGAGCCGGTCGGCCCAGTGCTGATGTGGGCGGACACCCGGGCTCGCGACCACATGAAAGACGTGATCGGAGGGCGGTTCTCGGTGCAGGGGATCGCCCCTCACAAGGCGCTGCCCTGGGTCAGGATCACCGGCGGAGCGCCGAGCACCAACGGCGCGGATCCGACGGGGCACGCGCTGCTGCTGCAGCACGAACTGCACGAGATCGGACGGCGGTGCTCAGTCGTCCTCGAACCCGTCGACTACCTCGCCTTCCGCCTGACCGGGCGCGCCGTCGCCACCCCCGCCTCCATGGTCTTGTCCTGGCTGACCGACAATCGCCCCGGCGCCGAACCTGGCTACCATCCCGACCTGATCGTGCGAGCGCGGCGCAATCCGCAATGGCTGCCCGAGTTGGTCCCGACCGGTTCGGTCCAGGGCACCCTGCAACCCGAGATCGCGGATCGGCTGGGGCTGGTTCCCGGTGCCCCTGTGGTGACTGGAATCCCGGACCTGCACGCAGCAATCGTGGGGAGCGGCTCGGTCGAGCCGTACGGCACACATCTGGCGGTATCGACGACGGCCTGGCTGTCGGCCCGCGTGCCCTTCAAGAAGACCGATGTGCTGCACTCGATCGCGACTCTGCCCGGGCTGGATCCCCAGTTCAACCTCGTGGGGGACAACATCGAGACCGGCGGCGCCGCGCTGGCCTGGCTCCGCGAACAGATCATCGCGCCGCACGACGGGCTGGCCGGCGGGGGCAGCGGCATCGGAGCCGCCGGTGCCGCGGCTGTGGCCGATCCCCCCTCGTACGACGAGATCATCGCCCTCGCTGAGCGGGTGCCCCCTGGCTGCGAAGGTGTGTTGTTCGCTCCCTGGCTGGCGGGGGAGCGCAGTCCTGTCGACGACCGGCTCATCCGTGGCACGTGGCTCAATCTGTCGCTGCGCACCGATCGGTCGGTGCTCGTTCGCTCAGTCCTCGAGGGAGTCGCACTGAATATCCGGTGGCTGTTCGACAGTTATCAGAAGTTCCTGCGGCAACAGGTGCGCAGCATCCGGATCCTCGGCGGTGGGGCTCAGTCGGACCTCTGGTGCTCGATCATCTCGGGGACCCTGGGGGTTCGGATCGAGCAGGTCGATGATCCACTGAACGCGCAACTGCGCGGGGTCGCGTTGTGGGCCCGGGTCTGCCTGGGTGAGCTCACTTTGCATCAGGCTGCTGCGCTCGTGCCCGTGGCCCAGCAGTTCACCCCTGATCCGCGGGATGTGCGGACCTACGACCAGAACTACCGTGAATACCGTCGTCTGTACGGCACGGTGAAGGGTCTGTATCACCGGCTGAACGCCGACCTGTGA
- the ftsE gene encoding cell division ATP-binding protein FtsE produces MIKFEDVTKQYKTQHSPALREVNVDIQRGEFVFLVGPSGSGKTTFLRLCLKEDRPTSGTVWVAGKNVGKLSSWRVPQLRRQIGTVFQDFRLLPNKTVFENVAFALEVIGKPRGHIKTVVPEVLEMVGLDGKEKRFPDELSGGEQQRVAIARAFVNRPDILIADEPTGNLDPNTSIGIMKLLDRINRTGTTIIMATHDAQIVDQVRKRVVELADGIIVRDQARGVYGYAH; encoded by the coding sequence GTGATCAAGTTCGAGGACGTCACCAAGCAGTACAAGACGCAGCACAGTCCCGCCCTGCGCGAAGTGAACGTCGACATCCAACGCGGCGAGTTCGTGTTCCTGGTCGGCCCGTCAGGTTCAGGCAAGACCACGTTCTTGCGGCTATGCCTGAAGGAGGACCGGCCCACATCCGGCACGGTCTGGGTGGCCGGCAAGAACGTCGGCAAGCTGTCGTCGTGGCGGGTGCCGCAACTGCGTCGCCAGATCGGCACGGTGTTCCAGGACTTCCGACTGCTGCCGAACAAGACCGTGTTCGAGAACGTGGCTTTCGCGCTTGAGGTGATCGGGAAGCCCCGCGGTCACATCAAGACCGTCGTGCCGGAAGTCCTGGAGATGGTCGGACTCGACGGCAAGGAAAAGCGCTTCCCCGACGAACTGTCCGGCGGTGAGCAGCAGCGCGTCGCGATCGCCCGGGCCTTCGTCAACCGGCCGGATATCCTCATCGCCGATGAGCCGACGGGCAACCTCGACCCGAACACGAGCATCGGCATCATGAAACTGCTCGATCGCATCAACCGCACCGGCACCACCATCATCATGGCCACGCACGACGCCCAGATCGTCGACCAGGTGCGCAAGCGCGTCGTCGAGTTGGCGGACGGCATCATCGTTCGCGACCAAGCCCGAGGGGTCTACGGCTATGCACACTGA
- a CDS encoding peptidoglycan DD-metalloendopeptidase family protein — MPLHRRRRRGAVALLAATALSLGAIVPGGATAGDDLHDKKQKVDAALDDVHDEVLSYNKKVARATQQVLDARKQLPEARENLAAALAEQERTEAADQLAAQELEQATADVAEAERQLAALEARLAELESNVGDFARRAYQMGPYAGLEMVLDARDPSEFTDRLAAIRTVSASNNAQLDQMSADRADLAYTEQRLTALRKVAQEKKESAEARLVEAHEAAEGARAAKEIVDGLIAQEEAALATAQENRADVKKQYEELEAEQERIQKEIAAAAAKLARSTGVATNGDVNAIDSGTQWYFPLPGYAIGSDAGWRFHPILHYTRCHAGADISAPSGTPIHAVDNGTVIQAGWNGGYGNFTTIAHGNGLTSSYAHQTTISVSVGQQVKRGQVIGRVGSTGLSTGPHLHFEARVNGLPYSPKGWFGQGPKVQVCV, encoded by the coding sequence GTGCCACTGCATCGCCGTCGCCGCCGTGGGGCTGTGGCCCTGTTGGCTGCAACGGCGCTGAGCCTGGGTGCGATCGTTCCTGGAGGAGCGACCGCCGGCGACGATCTGCACGACAAGAAGCAGAAGGTGGATGCCGCCCTCGACGACGTCCACGACGAGGTCCTGTCGTACAACAAGAAGGTTGCCCGAGCCACGCAGCAGGTCCTCGACGCCCGTAAACAACTCCCCGAAGCCCGTGAGAATCTGGCGGCGGCCCTGGCCGAACAGGAACGCACCGAGGCCGCCGATCAACTGGCGGCGCAGGAGTTGGAGCAGGCCACCGCCGACGTCGCCGAAGCGGAACGGCAACTCGCCGCTCTCGAGGCGCGTCTCGCGGAACTCGAATCCAATGTGGGCGACTTCGCGCGCCGCGCCTACCAGATGGGTCCCTACGCCGGCTTGGAGATGGTTCTCGACGCACGTGACCCGTCGGAGTTCACCGACCGCCTCGCGGCCATCCGCACGGTGAGCGCGTCCAACAACGCTCAGCTCGATCAGATGAGCGCTGACCGCGCTGACCTCGCCTACACCGAACAGCGCCTGACCGCGCTGCGCAAGGTCGCTCAGGAGAAGAAGGAGTCAGCCGAGGCGCGCTTGGTCGAGGCCCACGAAGCCGCAGAGGGGGCCCGCGCCGCGAAGGAGATCGTCGACGGACTGATCGCCCAAGAAGAAGCCGCATTGGCGACAGCGCAGGAGAACCGCGCCGACGTCAAGAAGCAGTACGAAGAACTCGAGGCGGAGCAAGAGCGGATCCAGAAGGAGATCGCCGCGGCCGCCGCCAAGCTCGCTCGCTCGACAGGAGTCGCGACCAACGGCGACGTCAACGCCATCGACAGCGGCACCCAGTGGTACTTCCCGCTGCCCGGGTACGCGATCGGCTCTGACGCCGGCTGGCGCTTCCACCCGATCCTGCACTACACGCGCTGCCATGCCGGTGCCGACATCAGCGCACCGTCCGGCACTCCGATCCACGCCGTCGACAACGGCACTGTGATCCAGGCCGGCTGGAACGGCGGCTACGGCAACTTCACCACCATCGCCCACGGCAATGGGCTGACCAGCAGTTACGCCCACCAGACAACGATTTCCGTGAGTGTCGGGCAGCAGGTCAAGCGGGGCCAGGTGATCGGCCGGGTGGGCTCGACGGGTTTGTCCACCGGTCCACACCTGCACTTCGAGGCGCGCGTCAATGGCTTGCCCTACAGCCCGAAGGGGTGGTTCGGACAGGGACCCAAGGTCCAGGTCTGCGTATAG
- a CDS encoding pilus assembly protein TadG-related protein → MLILTLGLVVVLVALLGVVVDVTALALRRREAELTADSAARAAAQAVDLSAYYRGAAGERIPLDVANARSQASEFLRRPWRMVRLTATDEVVQVTVASRMRLPFSGWLGIGQVRVVGRGAAEMRVAPR, encoded by the coding sequence GTGCTGATCCTCACCTTGGGTCTGGTAGTCGTCTTGGTGGCGCTGTTGGGCGTGGTCGTGGACGTGACCGCGCTGGCCTTGCGCCGCCGCGAGGCCGAGCTGACGGCCGACTCAGCAGCGCGCGCCGCCGCCCAGGCCGTCGATCTGAGTGCCTACTACCGAGGCGCGGCCGGCGAGCGGATTCCCCTGGATGTTGCCAATGCCCGGTCACAGGCGTCCGAGTTCCTGCGCCGGCCTTGGCGAATGGTGCGACTGACTGCCACGGATGAGGTGGTGCAGGTGACCGTGGCCTCCCGGATGCGGTTGCCCTTCAGCGGCTGGCTGGGCATCGGTCAGGTGCGCGTCGTGGGTCGCGGTGCTGCGGAGATGCGGGTGGCTCCCCGGTAG
- a CDS encoding aspartate aminotransferase family protein has product MSDDAFVDGFWPYRNDADNYREIPAEPVDRAEVLARIQRMARREDETGDQGRVSGSLYSGDHDHYRYLGDVFSEFSHANVLQRDMYPSATKFEGEIIAMVLAMLHGDEAGWGACGVVTSGGSESLITALYAYREQARADRGVEHPNVVMPLTAHVALDKGAHWMGVEMRHAPVGPDFRADVAAMAELLDDNTIALVGSAVNYPHGLIDPISEMSDLAQERGVGLHVDGCLGGFLLPWVEQVGYPVPPWDFRVPGVTSISADTHKYGYALKGTSTLLYRSRELRRHQYFTYPDWPGGLYLSPGLAGSRSGGLIASTWAAMVTTGRSGYLQAASEIMAAAEVIRAGVADIDGIEVIGDPLWVVAFRATDAEIDIYLVNDRLKELGWRLNSLQLPPALHFCVTRPNTRDGVADGFVAALRDAVAYAREHAGEPAASGAMYGFGGTPQGNATLTELMAGVLDAMHEVAPDGA; this is encoded by the coding sequence ATGAGTGATGACGCCTTCGTCGACGGTTTCTGGCCGTACCGCAACGACGCCGACAACTACCGAGAGATACCGGCGGAACCGGTCGACCGGGCCGAGGTGCTGGCACGTATCCAGCGGATGGCGCGCCGCGAGGATGAGACTGGGGATCAGGGCAGAGTCTCGGGCAGCCTCTACAGCGGCGATCACGACCACTATCGGTATCTGGGTGATGTGTTCAGCGAGTTCTCGCATGCGAACGTGCTGCAGCGGGACATGTACCCCAGCGCCACCAAGTTCGAGGGCGAGATCATCGCCATGGTGTTGGCGATGCTGCACGGTGACGAGGCGGGGTGGGGCGCGTGCGGAGTCGTGACGAGCGGTGGCTCCGAGAGCCTCATCACCGCGCTGTACGCGTATCGCGAGCAGGCTCGGGCCGACCGAGGGGTCGAGCATCCCAACGTCGTCATGCCGCTGACCGCCCATGTCGCTCTCGACAAGGGAGCGCACTGGATGGGTGTCGAGATGCGTCACGCCCCGGTGGGGCCGGACTTCCGTGCCGACGTCGCCGCGATGGCCGAGTTGCTCGATGACAACACCATCGCCCTGGTCGGATCCGCCGTGAACTACCCTCACGGCCTGATCGATCCCATCAGTGAGATGTCGGATCTCGCACAGGAGCGTGGGGTAGGACTTCATGTCGACGGGTGCCTGGGTGGTTTCCTCCTGCCCTGGGTCGAGCAAGTGGGCTACCCCGTGCCGCCGTGGGACTTCCGCGTCCCCGGAGTCACGTCGATCAGCGCGGACACGCACAAGTACGGGTACGCGCTGAAGGGCACCTCCACCCTTCTGTACCGCAGCCGAGAGCTGCGGCGCCACCAGTACTTCACCTACCCCGACTGGCCCGGCGGCCTGTACCTCTCTCCGGGTCTCGCCGGGTCGCGGTCCGGGGGACTGATCGCGTCCACGTGGGCGGCGATGGTCACCACCGGCCGCTCCGGATACCTGCAAGCCGCTTCCGAGATCATGGCCGCGGCGGAGGTGATCCGCGCAGGTGTCGCCGACATCGATGGCATCGAGGTGATCGGTGATCCGTTGTGGGTGGTGGCGTTCCGGGCGACCGACGCCGAGATCGACATCTACCTGGTCAACGACCGGTTGAAGGAACTCGGGTGGCGACTGAATTCCTTGCAGTTGCCCCCGGCTCTGCACTTCTGTGTCACGCGCCCGAACACACGCGACGGTGTCGCCGACGGGTTCGTGGCTGCGCTGCGCGATGCCGTGGCATACGCCCGCGAGCATGCCGGCGAACCCGCCGCCAGCGGTGCCATGTACGGATTCGGAGGCACCCCGCAGGGCAATGCCACACTGACGGAGTTGATGGCGGGAGTGCTCGACGCCATGCACGAAGTCGCCCCTGACGGGGCCTGA
- a CDS encoding type II secretion system F family protein yields MNLAAAAVTAGTLAGISFMVSGARLLRPDPLRRAMSWDAAHANGELSPLDRTLAVWNDWMGVGRQQSCLVVLERPATWHRMGQIRAMIVALAGSSFLALAGIAPIGALLATVVGVATALLVTEKALHRAARRRRAVLADQVLLLAEFLALCLTAGVTAAEALQRSASRTPQPLSGWIDIVVRQVRAGRPLDEGLTEVARILQLPEFDRLADSIRTAAERGVPVAAVVSQQVRDERGRRRAADLERAGRADMAMLVPVVMLILPAVVVVAVYPGFVTLLSM; encoded by the coding sequence GTGAACCTCGCGGCCGCCGCCGTCACGGCTGGGACTTTGGCGGGGATCTCTTTCATGGTGTCGGGCGCGCGCCTGTTGCGTCCGGATCCGCTGCGCCGAGCCATGTCGTGGGACGCGGCCCACGCGAACGGTGAGCTGAGCCCGTTGGATCGCACATTGGCCGTGTGGAACGACTGGATGGGTGTTGGGCGTCAACAGTCCTGTCTTGTCGTACTGGAGCGTCCGGCCACCTGGCACCGGATGGGACAGATCCGGGCCATGATCGTCGCGCTCGCGGGGTCATCGTTCCTCGCGCTCGCGGGGATCGCTCCGATCGGCGCCTTGTTGGCGACGGTGGTCGGCGTCGCGACGGCCCTGCTCGTGACGGAGAAGGCCCTGCACCGGGCGGCCCGACGCAGACGCGCTGTCCTGGCGGATCAGGTGCTGCTTCTCGCCGAGTTCCTCGCCCTGTGCTTGACGGCCGGTGTCACTGCGGCCGAAGCGCTGCAGCGCAGCGCCTCCCGCACGCCGCAGCCGTTGTCCGGTTGGATCGACATCGTGGTCCGGCAGGTGCGCGCGGGTCGGCCTCTCGACGAGGGGTTGACCGAGGTGGCTCGGATCCTGCAACTGCCCGAGTTCGACCGGCTGGCGGATTCGATTCGGACAGCCGCGGAGCGCGGGGTTCCGGTTGCGGCCGTGGTGAGTCAACAGGTTCGAGACGAACGCGGCCGACGGCGGGCGGCTGATCTCGAGCGGGCTGGTCGGGCCGACATGGCCATGCTGGTGCCGGTGGTCATGTTGATACTGCCCGCAGTTGTGGTGGTGGCGGTCTACCCGGGTTTCGTGACGCTGCTGTCCATGTAG
- the smpB gene encoding SsrA-binding protein SmpB, giving the protein MPKESGRKKIAVNRKARHDYFIDATYECGLVLTGTEVKSLRVGRASIVDGYASIKDGEVWLYGVHIPEYEHGSWTNHDPRRPRKLLLHRHEIAKLIGRSKESGVTLIPLSLYFSGGHAKVELALARGRRAADKRQAIAEREAKRETERALGRRAKGMDD; this is encoded by the coding sequence ATGCCCAAGGAATCGGGCCGTAAGAAGATTGCGGTCAACCGCAAGGCGCGCCACGACTATTTCATCGACGCCACCTATGAATGTGGCCTGGTGCTCACCGGAACGGAGGTCAAGTCCTTGCGTGTGGGCCGGGCGAGCATCGTCGACGGCTACGCGTCGATCAAGGACGGCGAGGTGTGGCTGTACGGGGTTCATATCCCGGAGTACGAGCACGGATCTTGGACCAACCACGACCCACGTCGCCCGCGGAAGTTGCTGCTGCACCGCCACGAGATCGCGAAGCTGATCGGGCGCTCCAAGGAGTCTGGGGTCACGTTGATCCCGCTCTCCCTGTACTTCTCGGGTGGTCATGCCAAGGTCGAACTCGCGCTGGCCCGCGGCAGACGAGCGGCCGACAAGCGGCAGGCGATCGCCGAACGGGAGGCCAAGCGTGAGACGGAGCGGGCCCTGGGTCGTCGCGCCAAGGGGATGGACGACTGA
- a CDS encoding type II secretion system F family protein — MTWWVVSALLLSAAGCLAVPRPEPARLWAGARIVGLAVTGALGAALIVDSVVGVPAVVAVGALTAAAAPWLLVRHRRQVATAEQRAAWPDAIEVIRAGVRSGATLVEAVADGAERGPEVLRSRFRRFRHSMVAGAPFPRAIGMLRRPGDDVSDRVAAVLVLAHEVGSCDVGRVLGETADFLRADLAQQREIDARRSWNVAAARMAVAAPWVTVAVLSIQPSGRAAYSSATGTVLLAIVAAATSVAYWLMTRIGHSGTGQS, encoded by the coding sequence ATGACGTGGTGGGTCGTCTCCGCGCTCCTGCTCAGCGCAGCGGGGTGTCTGGCAGTGCCGCGCCCAGAACCCGCACGACTGTGGGCAGGTGCCAGAATCGTGGGCCTCGCCGTGACCGGCGCGCTCGGGGCCGCTCTGATCGTGGATTCCGTGGTGGGGGTGCCGGCAGTCGTGGCGGTCGGTGCGCTGACCGCGGCCGCCGCACCGTGGCTGCTGGTGCGACACCGACGTCAGGTGGCAACCGCCGAGCAGCGCGCGGCGTGGCCTGACGCGATCGAGGTCATCAGGGCCGGCGTACGTTCCGGGGCCACCCTCGTCGAGGCGGTGGCGGATGGAGCCGAGCGAGGACCAGAGGTGTTGCGCAGTCGGTTCCGCCGCTTCCGCCACAGCATGGTCGCGGGCGCACCTTTCCCGCGGGCGATCGGCATGTTGCGCCGACCAGGTGACGACGTCTCCGATCGGGTGGCGGCGGTCCTGGTGTTGGCACATGAGGTCGGCTCGTGCGATGTCGGCAGAGTCTTGGGGGAGACCGCCGACTTCCTGCGAGCTGACCTGGCCCAGCAGCGCGAGATCGATGCCCGGCGCAGCTGGAACGTCGCTGCCGCGCGCATGGCCGTGGCCGCTCCGTGGGTGACGGTTGCCGTGCTGTCGATCCAGCCGAGTGGTCGCGCGGCGTACAGCAGCGCCACAGGCACCGTCCTGCTCGCGATCGTGGCTGCTGCCACTTCGGTCGCCTACTGGCTCATGACCAGGATCGGTCACTCCGGAACGGGCCAGTCGTGA